The following are from one region of the Variovorax sp. V213 genome:
- a CDS encoding alanine--glyoxylate aminotransferase family protein yields MLQLDIHPTGRHFLQIPGPSPVPDRILRAMSLPTIDHRGPEFGTLGLKVLGGIKQIFKTRHPVAIYPASGTGAWEAALANTLSPGDHVLMYETGHFASLWQKMATRLGLSTEFLAWSGKDEHLPAAPSWRRGVQADLIEARLRKDTEKKIKAVCVVHNETSTGVTSDIASVRKAIDAAGHPALLMVDSISGLASADLRHDEWGVDVTISGSQKGLMLPPGISFNALSPRALEASKTAKLPRAFWAWDEIVEMNKDGYWPYTPNTNLLYGLSESLDMLLGEGLDNVFARHQRWASGVRAAVNAWGLPIQCADPAVYSPVLTGVITPEGVDADALRRLIHQRFDLSLGTGLGKLRGRMFRMGHLGDSNDLTLVAMVAGVEMGMKLTGIKLAGSGVQAAMDHFASHAAAPASLQKAA; encoded by the coding sequence ATGCTTCAACTCGACATCCATCCCACCGGCCGCCACTTCCTGCAGATTCCCGGCCCGAGCCCGGTTCCCGACCGCATCCTGCGGGCCATGAGCCTGCCGACCATCGACCACCGCGGACCCGAGTTCGGCACGCTGGGGCTCAAGGTACTCGGCGGCATCAAGCAGATCTTCAAGACCCGTCATCCGGTCGCGATCTACCCCGCTTCCGGTACCGGCGCCTGGGAGGCCGCACTCGCCAACACGCTGAGCCCGGGCGACCACGTGCTGATGTACGAAACCGGCCACTTCGCATCGCTGTGGCAGAAAATGGCCACGCGCCTCGGCCTGTCCACCGAATTCCTCGCGTGGTCCGGCAAGGACGAGCATCTGCCCGCCGCGCCCAGCTGGCGCCGCGGTGTGCAGGCCGACCTCATCGAGGCCCGGCTGCGCAAGGACACCGAAAAGAAGATCAAGGCCGTGTGCGTGGTGCACAACGAAACCTCCACCGGCGTCACCTCGGACATCGCCTCGGTGCGCAAGGCCATCGACGCGGCGGGCCACCCGGCCCTGCTGATGGTCGACAGCATCTCGGGCCTCGCGAGCGCCGATTTACGGCACGACGAGTGGGGCGTGGACGTCACCATCAGCGGCTCGCAGAAGGGCCTGATGCTGCCGCCTGGCATCAGCTTCAACGCGCTCTCGCCGCGCGCGCTCGAAGCCTCGAAGACCGCGAAGCTGCCGCGCGCCTTCTGGGCCTGGGACGAGATCGTGGAGATGAACAAGGACGGCTACTGGCCGTACACGCCCAACACCAACCTGCTCTACGGATTGTCGGAGTCGCTCGACATGCTGCTCGGCGAAGGGCTGGACAACGTCTTTGCGCGCCACCAGCGCTGGGCGTCCGGTGTGCGCGCCGCGGTCAATGCCTGGGGCCTGCCGATCCAGTGCGCCGACCCGGCCGTGTATTCGCCCGTGCTCACCGGCGTGATCACGCCCGAAGGCGTCGATGCCGATGCGCTGCGCCGGCTCATCCACCAGCGCTTCGACCTGTCGCTGGGCACGGGCCTCGGCAAGCTCAGGGGCCGCATGTTCCGCATGGGCCACCTGGGCGACAGCAACGACCTGACGCTGGTGGCCATGGTCGCGGGCGTCGAAATGGGCATGAAACTCACGGGCATCAAGCTGGCGGGCAGCGGTGTGCAGGCGGCGATGGACCATTTCGCGAGCCACGCGGCGGCGCCTGCCAGCCTGCAGAAAGCTGCGTAG
- a CDS encoding LuxR C-terminal-related transcriptional regulator, giving the protein MILGTLLQPAAAALLSEARDPDPAPPPGDLAELPLDGPFPQLYSEEQLYLPQSADLRADGVPGIVGDLLNASGTKECRDLVQAMLNALGFDWLGYGTITFLRGRWWPLSFFTAHANPEWTQRYFSHRLYETDLRQPGVPASSLPLVWDVEQIEAAPLSAATSVTEDAEGRRQRFVDDLRASGIRSGLMFRLALPTQVNQYTVISLQSSEPGRRWITDEVVGQALTLGLSVHEYLLRHSRMPSEASAAARIEISPTQQYILQHLLQGRSDKEIANRLDMSAHTVDYHMRQLRRRFAARNRVQLVNAVQQGDSDFGVLNES; this is encoded by the coding sequence ATGATTCTTGGTACTTTGTTGCAACCCGCCGCGGCGGCATTGCTGTCGGAAGCGCGCGACCCCGACCCGGCGCCGCCGCCGGGCGATCTGGCCGAGCTGCCGCTCGACGGCCCCTTTCCACAGCTCTATTCGGAGGAACAGCTCTATCTGCCGCAATCGGCAGACCTGCGTGCGGACGGCGTGCCGGGCATCGTCGGCGATCTGCTGAATGCTTCAGGCACCAAGGAGTGCCGCGATCTTGTCCAGGCGATGTTGAATGCGCTGGGCTTCGATTGGCTTGGCTACGGCACGATCACTTTCCTGCGTGGCCGCTGGTGGCCCTTGAGCTTCTTCACCGCGCACGCAAACCCCGAGTGGACGCAGCGCTACTTTTCGCATCGCCTCTACGAAACTGATTTGCGGCAGCCGGGCGTACCGGCTTCCAGTCTCCCGCTGGTGTGGGACGTCGAGCAGATCGAGGCCGCGCCATTGTCCGCAGCCACATCTGTGACCGAGGACGCGGAGGGACGGCGGCAGCGCTTTGTCGACGACCTGCGCGCCAGCGGCATTCGCAGCGGGTTGATGTTCCGCCTCGCGTTGCCGACGCAAGTGAACCAGTACACCGTCATCAGCCTGCAGTCGAGCGAGCCGGGCCGCCGCTGGATCACCGACGAGGTCGTCGGCCAGGCCTTGACGCTGGGCTTGAGCGTTCACGAGTACCTGCTGCGCCATTCGCGCATGCCGAGCGAAGCGAGCGCGGCGGCGCGCATCGAGATCTCGCCCACGCAGCAGTACATCCTCCAGCACCTGCTGCAGGGGCGCAGCGACAAGGAGATCGCCAACCGCCTCGACATGTCGGCCCACACCGTGGACTACCACATGCGCCAACTGCGCCGCCGCTTTGCCGCGCGCAACCGCGTGCAACTGGTCAACGCGGTGCAGCAGGGGGACAGCGACTTTGGGGTTCTGAACGAGAGCTAA
- a CDS encoding MFS transporter, whose product MPIALLALTAGAFGIGTTEFVIMGLLMQVSMDLKVSITAAGLLISGYALGVAVGAPLLTIATRKLPRKTVLLALMAIFTLGNLACALAPNYELLMAARVVTSLAHGTFFGVGSVVATSLVAPERRASAIAIMFTGLTAATLLGVPAGAWLGLQYGWRATFWAVTLIGMLAFAVLALFVPRVGAGAKAAPLRDELAVLARPQVLLGLAMTVLGFAGVFVVFTYIQPLLTQVTGLPETAVSPILLVFGGGLAVGNILGGRLADKSTMPAVLGTLVALAAVLGAMQFTIGTPFTAVVFVGLLGIASFATVAPMQLRVLEKASGAGQNLASSLNIAAFNLGNALGAWAGGVVIDHGPGLRALGWVAALLTLAGLAIALWSRSLDRREGSATPADCASVQA is encoded by the coding sequence ATGCCAATCGCTCTACTTGCCCTCACCGCCGGTGCCTTCGGAATAGGCACCACCGAATTCGTCATCATGGGCCTGCTGATGCAGGTCTCGATGGATCTCAAGGTTTCCATCACGGCGGCCGGCCTGCTGATCTCGGGCTACGCGCTCGGGGTCGCGGTCGGGGCGCCCCTGCTCACCATCGCCACCCGCAAGCTGCCGCGCAAGACCGTGCTGCTCGCACTGATGGCGATCTTCACGCTCGGCAACCTGGCCTGTGCACTCGCGCCCAACTACGAGCTGCTCATGGCCGCGCGGGTGGTCACCTCGCTCGCGCACGGCACCTTCTTCGGCGTGGGCTCGGTGGTGGCCACAAGCCTCGTGGCGCCGGAACGCCGCGCATCGGCCATCGCGATCATGTTCACCGGGCTCACCGCCGCCACGCTGCTGGGTGTGCCGGCCGGTGCATGGCTCGGTCTGCAGTACGGCTGGCGCGCCACCTTCTGGGCGGTGACGCTGATCGGCATGCTGGCTTTTGCGGTGCTCGCGCTGTTCGTGCCGCGCGTCGGGGCCGGGGCCAAGGCCGCGCCGCTGCGCGATGAGCTCGCGGTGCTCGCGCGGCCGCAGGTGCTGCTCGGCCTGGCGATGACGGTGCTCGGCTTTGCAGGCGTGTTCGTGGTGTTCACCTACATCCAGCCCCTGCTGACGCAGGTCACCGGCCTGCCCGAAACGGCCGTGTCGCCCATCCTGCTGGTGTTCGGTGGCGGCCTGGCCGTGGGCAACATTCTTGGCGGCAGACTGGCCGACAAGTCGACCATGCCCGCGGTGCTCGGGACGCTGGTGGCGCTCGCCGCCGTGCTCGGCGCGATGCAGTTCACCATCGGAACCCCGTTCACTGCCGTGGTGTTCGTCGGCCTGCTCGGCATCGCGTCTTTCGCGACCGTGGCGCCCATGCAGCTGCGTGTGCTCGAGAAAGCCTCGGGCGCAGGCCAGAACCTGGCGTCGAGCCTCAACATCGCGGCCTTCAACCTCGGCAATGCGCTCGGCGCGTGGGCCGGCGGCGTGGTCATCGACCATGGCCCGGGGCTGCGTGCACTCGGCTGGGTGGCTGCGCTGCTCACGCTCGCGGGGCTGGCCATCGCACTCTGGAGCCGCTCGCTCGACCGGCGCGAAGGCAGCGCCACGCCAGCCGATTGCGCCTCGGTGCAAGCCTGA
- a CDS encoding fumarylacetoacetate hydrolase family protein, translated as MNYFLPTDLADALAEARRSNRTLDATPWLATLQDAAQAYEVQDAVASALGWFEAGAVPRCWKSGGGSRGATLTHAPLPPAGVRTSPAEFGDLMFHTPGIEAEIALRLSKDVTPAQAAKLDHGDAASLVDAMAVSIEIVDSRWHDLAAAPALLRLADSQVHGALAIGEWQPYAAVDWASQRCETKVGDAEAVVREGTHPLADPAWLLPIWLRHVTRHGQTAPAGTVVTTGSWVGVLPCRRGDQVTAEFAGIGAVRLIV; from the coding sequence ATGAATTATTTTCTGCCCACCGACCTTGCCGATGCGCTCGCTGAAGCGCGCCGCAGCAACCGAACCCTCGACGCCACGCCCTGGCTGGCGACGCTGCAGGATGCAGCGCAAGCCTATGAAGTGCAGGATGCCGTGGCATCCGCGCTCGGCTGGTTCGAGGCCGGCGCCGTGCCGCGCTGCTGGAAATCCGGCGGCGGATCGCGCGGCGCAACGCTCACGCATGCGCCGCTGCCCCCGGCCGGCGTGCGCACGAGCCCGGCGGAGTTCGGCGACCTGATGTTCCACACGCCCGGCATCGAGGCCGAGATTGCGCTGCGGCTCAGCAAGGACGTGACTCCCGCGCAAGCCGCCAAGCTCGACCACGGCGACGCGGCTTCGCTCGTCGATGCAATGGCCGTCTCCATCGAGATCGTCGATTCGCGCTGGCACGACCTGGCCGCCGCGCCGGCCTTGCTGCGCCTTGCCGATTCGCAGGTGCACGGCGCGCTGGCGATCGGCGAATGGCAGCCCTATGCGGCCGTCGACTGGGCTTCGCAGCGCTGCGAAACGAAGGTCGGCGATGCGGAAGCCGTGGTGCGCGAAGGCACCCATCCGCTGGCCGACCCGGCGTGGCTGCTGCCCATCTGGCTGCGCCACGTCACGCGCCATGGCCAGACCGCGCCAGCCGGCACGGTCGTCACCACCGGCTCATGGGTCGGCGTGCTGCCCTGCCGCCGCGGCGATCAGGTGACGGCGGAATTCGCCGGCATCGGCGCCGTGCGCTTGATCGTGTAG
- a CDS encoding LysR substrate-binding domain-containing protein, translating to MPRIDVNRSGEMEAFVQVVESGGFSAAARLLDMTPSAVSKLVARLELRLGIQLVHRSTRKLQLTPEGLHFYERSTRVLADMDEAERCAAAGAAPRGRVSINASVSFGHHKLVPLVPRLLELHPQITLDIALTDRVVDLMDERADIAIRWGQLPSSDLVARRLGETSQAIVASPDYLAKYGTPHTPQELEAHNRLGWSYRRSAPDWPLRVDGRMIALPVAGPVRAGDGETLRQLAIAGAGVARLSLYHIQHDIDAGRLVPLLEEFNPGEVEPIHAVYIGKAGTLPARVRAVLDFLVACSGVGGGRYTIKRTAPMPANSAVT from the coding sequence ATGCCGCGCATCGACGTCAACCGCTCCGGAGAAATGGAAGCCTTCGTGCAGGTGGTCGAGTCCGGCGGCTTTTCCGCTGCGGCGCGCCTGCTGGACATGACACCTTCGGCGGTCAGCAAGCTGGTCGCGCGCCTCGAGCTGCGGCTGGGCATCCAGCTGGTGCACCGCTCCACGCGCAAGCTGCAGCTCACGCCCGAGGGCCTGCACTTCTACGAACGCAGCACGCGCGTGCTGGCCGACATGGACGAGGCGGAGCGCTGCGCCGCCGCGGGTGCCGCGCCCCGCGGGCGCGTGAGCATCAATGCGAGCGTGTCCTTCGGGCATCACAAGCTGGTGCCGCTGGTGCCACGCCTCCTGGAGCTGCACCCGCAGATCACGCTCGACATTGCGCTGACCGACCGCGTCGTCGATTTGATGGACGAGCGCGCCGACATCGCCATCCGATGGGGCCAGCTGCCTTCGTCCGACCTGGTGGCGCGGCGCCTGGGCGAAACCAGCCAGGCCATCGTGGCCTCGCCCGACTACCTTGCCAAATACGGCACGCCGCACACGCCGCAGGAACTGGAGGCGCACAACCGCCTGGGCTGGAGCTACCGGCGCAGCGCGCCCGACTGGCCGTTGCGCGTGGACGGGCGAATGATCGCGCTGCCCGTGGCCGGGCCGGTGCGCGCGGGCGACGGCGAAACGCTGCGGCAGCTGGCCATCGCGGGTGCGGGCGTGGCGCGGCTGTCGCTGTATCACATCCAGCACGACATTGATGCGGGACGGCTCGTGCCGCTGCTCGAAGAATTCAACCCCGGCGAGGTGGAGCCGATCCACGCCGTCTACATCGGCAAGGCCGGCACCTTGCCGGCCCGCGTGCGCGCGGTGCTCGACTTTCTGGTGGCGTGCTCGGGCGTGGGAGGAGGCCGCTACACGATCAAGCGCACGGCGCCGATGCCGGCGAATTCCGCCGTCACCTGA
- a CDS encoding helix-turn-helix domain-containing protein, with protein sequence MELLASHYWRDADLTGLQLTANTLLHREIRPHRHVGYTLSVSDTELHVRTGTRVTIVPPGTLLRVAPQVWHAVQARSAPWREDAMYCSCAVARCISAAHESTPLARVEDDAGVSVFLDPSEASGFMECHRLLREPTGAGNDDDSAAGRALLRQRLARWIPLRAQPTRVVDSGDERMNRLYELIASGFHQRMTLDNLADAAGLHPVHVQRRFKGAMGFTPHEMLVGHRIEYARDLIAGGARVTYAAHAAGFTDQSHLHKTFLGTYAVLPGDYRRLSALDALQPASARNGIAG encoded by the coding sequence ATGGAACTCCTGGCTTCCCACTATTGGCGAGACGCTGACCTCACGGGTCTTCAGTTGACTGCCAACACGCTGCTGCATCGCGAGATCCGGCCACACAGGCACGTCGGGTACACGCTCTCGGTGTCGGACACCGAACTCCACGTGCGCACCGGCACCCGCGTGACGATCGTGCCGCCGGGAACGCTGCTGCGCGTTGCGCCGCAGGTCTGGCATGCCGTGCAGGCGCGCAGCGCGCCGTGGCGCGAGGACGCGATGTACTGCAGCTGCGCCGTTGCGCGCTGCATCAGCGCGGCGCACGAGAGCACCCCGCTGGCCCGCGTGGAAGACGATGCCGGCGTCTCGGTTTTTCTCGATCCCTCCGAAGCTTCCGGATTCATGGAATGCCATCGCCTGCTGCGCGAGCCCACGGGCGCCGGCAACGACGACGACAGCGCAGCGGGGCGCGCCCTGCTGCGCCAACGCCTTGCCCGCTGGATTCCGTTGCGGGCACAGCCCACGCGCGTTGTCGACAGCGGCGACGAACGCATGAACAGGCTGTATGAACTGATCGCGTCCGGCTTTCATCAGCGCATGACGCTCGACAACCTGGCCGACGCGGCGGGCCTGCACCCGGTGCACGTGCAGCGGCGCTTCAAAGGCGCCATGGGATTCACGCCGCACGAGATGCTGGTGGGCCACCGCATCGAGTACGCGCGCGACCTCATCGCCGGCGGCGCCCGCGTCACCTATGCGGCGCATGCCGCCGGTTTCACCGATCAAAGCCATTTGCACAAGACCTTTCTGGGCACCTATGCGGTGTTGCCCGGGGACTACCGCAGGCTTTCGGCGCTCGATGCGCTGCAGCCGGCATCGGCCCGCAACGGCATCGCCGGCTAG
- a CDS encoding aldo/keto reductase, with protein MEQRFLGRSGFKVPALGFGAGTFGGQGPLFSAWGNTDVEGARSIVDLALDAGVTLFDTADVYSNGASESILGAALKGRRDKAIISTKLALRAGDGPNDVGASRHHLIAATDAALKRLGTDYIDILQLHAFDAMTPVEMVLDTLDDLVRAGKVRLIGASNFSGWQLMKSLAASDRLGLQRFVANQTYYSLIGRDYEFELMPLGMDQGVGAIVWSPLGWGRLTGKVRRGQPLPAGSRLHETAGFAPPVDDERLYRVIDAMDQVAEETGKTLPQIALNWLLQRPTVSSVLIGARNEEQLRQNLGALGWQLSADQIKRLDAASAVTPPYPYYPYWNGQFAERSPVAVLP; from the coding sequence ATGGAACAACGCTTTCTCGGCCGCTCCGGCTTCAAGGTCCCCGCCCTCGGCTTCGGCGCCGGCACTTTCGGCGGACAGGGCCCGCTCTTCAGCGCCTGGGGCAACACCGACGTCGAGGGCGCACGCAGCATCGTCGACCTGGCGCTGGATGCCGGCGTGACCCTGTTCGATACGGCCGACGTGTATTCGAACGGCGCTTCGGAATCGATCCTCGGTGCGGCGCTCAAGGGCCGGCGCGACAAGGCCATCATCTCGACCAAGCTGGCGCTGCGCGCCGGCGACGGGCCGAACGACGTCGGTGCCTCGCGCCACCACCTGATCGCCGCGACCGACGCCGCGCTGAAGCGCCTGGGCACCGACTACATCGACATCCTGCAGCTGCATGCCTTCGATGCGATGACGCCGGTCGAGATGGTGCTCGACACGCTGGACGACCTGGTGCGCGCAGGCAAGGTGCGGTTGATCGGCGCATCGAACTTCTCGGGCTGGCAGCTGATGAAATCGCTCGCGGCCTCCGACCGGCTCGGCCTGCAGCGCTTCGTCGCCAACCAGACCTACTACTCGCTGATCGGCCGCGACTACGAATTCGAACTGATGCCGCTGGGCATGGACCAAGGCGTGGGCGCCATCGTATGGAGCCCGCTGGGCTGGGGCCGGCTGACCGGCAAGGTGCGCCGCGGCCAGCCGCTGCCCGCCGGAAGCCGGCTGCATGAAACCGCCGGCTTCGCGCCGCCCGTGGACGACGAGCGCCTGTACCGCGTGATCGATGCCATGGACCAGGTGGCCGAGGAAACCGGCAAGACGCTGCCGCAGATCGCGCTCAACTGGCTGCTGCAGCGGCCCACCGTGTCGAGCGTACTCATCGGCGCGCGCAACGAAGAGCAGCTCCGGCAGAACCTGGGCGCGCTCGGCTGGCAGCTCAGCGCGGACCAGATCAAGCGGCTCGATGCGGCGAGCGCCGTGACGCCGCCCTACCCTTACTACCCGTACTGGAACGGGCAGTTCGCCGAGCGCAGTCCGGTGGCAGTGCTGCCTTAG
- a CDS encoding Bug family tripartite tricarboxylate transporter substrate binding protein, whose translation MQRRSLIQAAGAAAATLGVPRLFAQEWPSGPVRIVVGFPPGGGTDALARVVAQKLTTMWNQQVIVENKAGVAGVLAAEYVAQQPSDGSTLLMAHINSHALAPSLQPKLRYSVERDFVPIVLVGVTPNLLIASPAQKAVTVKDIVAACKASPGTVSFGSAGAGSAQHLALEMFKLQAGVDAMHVPYKGSGPLLADLMGGQIQYSFETMTAATPHVKSGRVLAVAQTRTKRAKGHPNVPTMQEQGFAGFEATTWYGLAGPGKLPASIAEKVNRDVNAVLAMPDVQERLDTYGAEDGGGSQDKFRQFISTEIAKWAKVVKDGKVHVDT comes from the coding sequence ATGCAGAGACGTTCGCTGATTCAAGCCGCGGGAGCCGCGGCCGCCACGCTGGGCGTGCCCAGGCTCTTCGCGCAGGAGTGGCCTTCGGGTCCGGTGCGCATCGTGGTGGGTTTTCCGCCCGGCGGGGGCACCGATGCGCTTGCGCGCGTGGTCGCGCAGAAGCTCACGACGATGTGGAACCAGCAGGTCATCGTCGAGAACAAGGCCGGCGTGGCCGGCGTGCTGGCGGCCGAATACGTTGCGCAGCAGCCCAGCGACGGCAGCACGCTGCTCATGGCGCACATCAACAGCCACGCGCTCGCGCCCAGCCTGCAGCCCAAGCTGCGCTACAGCGTGGAGCGCGACTTCGTGCCGATCGTGCTGGTGGGCGTCACGCCCAACCTGCTGATTGCCAGCCCGGCGCAAAAGGCGGTCACGGTGAAAGACATCGTGGCGGCGTGCAAGGCCTCGCCCGGCACGGTGAGCTTCGGCTCCGCGGGCGCGGGCTCGGCGCAGCACCTGGCGCTGGAGATGTTCAAGCTGCAGGCCGGCGTCGATGCGATGCATGTGCCCTACAAGGGCAGCGGCCCGCTGCTGGCCGACCTGATGGGCGGCCAGATCCAGTACAGCTTCGAGACCATGACGGCGGCCACGCCGCACGTGAAGAGCGGCCGCGTGCTGGCCGTGGCGCAAACGCGCACCAAGCGCGCCAAGGGCCACCCCAACGTGCCCACCATGCAGGAGCAGGGCTTCGCGGGCTTCGAGGCCACCACCTGGTACGGCCTTGCGGGCCCGGGCAAGCTGCCGGCGAGCATTGCCGAGAAGGTCAATCGCGACGTCAACGCGGTGCTCGCGATGCCCGACGTGCAGGAGCGCCTCGACACCTATGGCGCCGAGGACGGCGGCGGGTCGCAGGACAAGTTCAGGCAGTTCATCTCGACCGAGATCGCCAAGTGGGCCAAGGTGGTGAAGGACGGCAAGGTGCATGTCGACACCTGA
- a CDS encoding GntR family transcriptional regulator translates to MTADIIEISRLALHDQVASRLRTMLVEGQIAPGAKLNERELCLQLRVSRTPLREAIKLLAAEGLVDLLPNRGAVAVKLTEADVVDTFEVLAMLEGMSGELAAKRITDEELAEVRALHYEMMACFARRDLSGYYRLNARIHTAINEAAGNPVLASTYRSINARVQSLRFRTNQDEAKWKHAVEEHEQMIQALAARDAPTMRKVLVAHLIRKRDTVLALLQAGEIYPQAHKAS, encoded by the coding sequence ATGACTGCAGACATCATCGAAATCTCGCGCCTCGCGCTGCACGACCAAGTGGCTTCGCGCCTGCGCACGATGCTGGTCGAAGGGCAAATCGCGCCGGGCGCCAAGCTCAACGAGCGGGAGCTTTGCCTTCAGCTGCGCGTGTCGCGCACGCCGCTGCGCGAGGCCATCAAGCTGCTTGCGGCCGAAGGGCTGGTCGACCTGCTGCCCAACCGCGGCGCGGTGGCGGTGAAGCTCACCGAGGCTGACGTGGTCGACACTTTCGAGGTGCTGGCCATGCTCGAAGGCATGTCGGGCGAACTGGCGGCCAAGCGCATCACCGACGAAGAACTGGCCGAGGTGCGTGCGCTGCACTACGAAATGATGGCCTGCTTCGCGCGGCGCGATCTCTCGGGCTACTACCGCCTCAATGCGCGCATCCACACCGCCATCAACGAGGCCGCGGGCAACCCGGTGCTGGCCAGCACCTACCGCTCGATCAATGCCCGCGTGCAGTCGCTGCGCTTTCGCACCAACCAGGACGAGGCCAAGTGGAAACACGCGGTCGAAGAGCACGAACAGATGATCCAGGCGCTGGCTGCGCGCGACGCGCCGACGATGCGCAAGGTGCTGGTCGCGCACCTCATACGCAAGCGGGACACCGTGCTTGCGCTTCTGCAGGCCGGCGAAATCTATCCCCAAGCCCACAAGGCGAGTTGA
- a CDS encoding LuxR C-terminal-related transcriptional regulator: MNAFATRIRPAPAAMIRPSLFAQRRGAVPPAAAPRGAALSLARRGDAAGALPLFYADDKPSMPPAGHRQRLATGLVAQLSAAPDHAARQALMKDRLRSIGFEWLGYGTIEDQRGVLRPLSFLTSYAHETWARRYFSQRYHEVDMRPHDAPVSGLPLVWDLESLAQSQCRQPLRPEAEARDIAARQRMLLDELEASGIRSGISFRLATPGQMHEYTFINLMSGTPGRRWILGPAVGRALVLGLSVHEHVSRHVRKPVAAREQDEPLHAKSPISPTQQSILEALLRGLGDKEIAYALGLSSHAVDYHMRQLRRRFGVRNRVQLVSAAADWQP; the protein is encoded by the coding sequence ATGAACGCATTCGCGACCCGGATCCGCCCCGCCCCAGCGGCGATGATCCGTCCTTCGCTGTTCGCGCAGCGCCGCGGTGCCGTGCCACCGGCCGCGGCTCCAAGGGGGGCGGCCCTGTCCCTTGCGCGCCGCGGCGATGCGGCGGGCGCGCTCCCGCTTTTCTATGCGGACGACAAGCCGTCGATGCCGCCTGCGGGTCATCGCCAGCGCCTCGCCACCGGCCTGGTCGCTCAGTTGAGTGCCGCGCCCGATCACGCGGCGCGCCAGGCGCTCATGAAGGACCGCCTGCGATCGATCGGCTTCGAATGGCTCGGCTACGGAACGATCGAAGATCAGCGCGGTGTCCTGCGACCGCTGAGCTTTCTCACGAGCTATGCCCACGAGACCTGGGCACGCCGCTACTTCTCGCAGCGCTACCACGAGGTGGATATGCGCCCGCACGATGCGCCGGTATCCGGCCTTCCGCTGGTGTGGGACCTGGAGTCGCTGGCCCAATCGCAATGCAGGCAACCCTTGCGGCCCGAGGCCGAAGCCCGGGACATCGCCGCGCGGCAACGCATGCTGCTGGACGAGCTGGAAGCCAGCGGCATCCGCAGCGGTATTTCTTTCCGCCTGGCCACGCCGGGGCAAATGCATGAGTACACCTTCATCAACCTGATGTCGGGCACGCCCGGGCGCCGCTGGATTCTCGGCCCTGCCGTGGGCCGCGCGCTCGTGCTCGGATTGAGCGTGCACGAGCACGTGTCGCGCCACGTGCGCAAGCCCGTTGCGGCGCGGGAGCAGGACGAGCCGCTGCACGCGAAATCGCCGATTTCGCCGACGCAGCAATCGATTCTCGAAGCCTTGCTGCGGGGACTCGGCGACAAGGAAATTGCCTACGCGCTGGGCTTGTCGAGCCATGCGGTGGACTATCACATGCGCCAGCTCCGGCGTCGCTTCGGCGTGCGCAACAGGGTGCAGCTGGTGAGCGCAGCGGCGGACTGGCAGCCCTAG